CAGCCAGAAACAGCAGCTGCAAAAAGGGTACACGGCATATGAGATTAAACGGGTGGTTTTTGACATGCATCCTGACAAATCACCAAGTCCGGATGGGCTCAATCCGGGATTCTACTAGCAATATTGGAATGTTATCGGAGAGGATGTCACAACATATTGCATTTCATGTCTAGATTCAGGTAACATCCCTAACCACCTAAACAGTACAAATCTGGTTTTAATCCCAAAAATCCCCAATCCAACTAGTATATCTGATCTCCGCCATATCGTCCTGTGTAATGTGTTGATGAAAATCATGACTAAAGCTATCGCCAACAGACTGAAAGGCATCCTTGATTCACTCATATCCCCTCATCAAAGTGCTTTTATCCCTAAAAGATCTATCACTGATAATATACTGATCTCTTATGAGGCTGGACACGCGCTTCGAACCAGAAAGGGTGGGAGACAGGGGTATGCCGCTTTGAAGGTAGACATGTCTAAAGCATATGACAGAATGAAATGGAGTTATCTTAAAGCAGTTTTGATCAGAATGTGCTTTCCGGAAAGTTTTGTAACCCTAGTGATGTCCTGTGTGTCAATGGTCGAGTATCAAATCAGCAATAGAAATGCAGAGTTTCATCCGTTCAAGCCTACTCGTGGTCTTAGACAGGGAGATCCCTTATCTGTTTATTCTTTGTACTGAAGGATTAACAACATTATTGAGACATGCAGAAGATGTTGGGGAGATTCACGGTTGTAGGGTTAGTCGAGGAGCTCCTACAATTTCCCATCTGTTATTCGCCGACGACAACTACTTCTTCTTCAAAGCCAACCTGAATGAATGTGAAGTTGTGAAGATAATTTTCAGACAGTACGAAGAGGTGTCGGGTCAAAAATAAAATTCTTGAAGTCCAAAATCTCCTTTAGCAGCAAGACCCCCCATGATAATAAGAGGGCTATTTCAGGCTCCCTTCAAGTTCAAATTGCTAGTTCTCAAGATAAATATTTGGGTCTCCCATCGACAGTTGGCAGAAGTCGTGTTTCCACCTTCTGGTATATTGTGGATCGGTTGCAAAAGTGTATCAGAGGTTGGCAAGGAAAACGCCTATCGCAAGGAGGTAAAGAGGTGGTTATCAAGGCTGTTGCCCAATCAATTCCTTCCTATATACTGCAAGTTTTTCTCCTGCCTAAGACAATATGTAAGAAGTTGGAAGTAATGCTCAATGCCTACTGGTGGGGACGCGACATCAAATGGAAAACTTGGGAGTTTCTGTGTCAAAGACGGGATTGGGGAGGTATGAATTTCCGCAGATTTCATGAGTTCAACATCGCTTTCCTAGGGAAACTAGCATGGAAATTCCACGCTCATCCAAATTCTCTAGTAAGCAGACTGTTTAAAGCTCGTTACTTCCCTCGGGCGAGTTTCACATCGGCGACAACTGGTTCAAACCCGAGCGCGGTTTGGTCCAGCGTGATCCAGGTACAACAGTTAATAAAGGACGATTCAGTTATGAGAATCGGGAACAGAAAAGATACTTGGATTTGGAAAGACAAGTGGTTGTCCTCGGCGTCTGGTATACTGGCGGAACCACAACACGACTTCGATAGTGATTGGACAGTTGACAGACTTATCCACGAAGGTCAGTGGAATATCAAACTACTTGATTCTTTCTTCTCGGTTAAGGATCGGAGTTCCATATTGCAAATTCCTATCTCCTCCTATGACAGAAAGGATCAGATTTGTTGGCGGAGGGAGAATAAAGGTATATACAGTGTTAAATCATCATATTTCAGTTATCGGAAGCCCATCCACGGCCTCCTTTGGAGGTCCAAGGAGCCCATTGGAAACAGCTATGGCAAATGTCTTGCCCCCCCGAaggttaaaaattttcattGGCGCGCAGCCTGGAATGTAGTTCCAACAAAAGTAGCTCTTCACAACCGGCGTGTTGATATCGACCTTTGCTGTCCTTTTTGTCAAGCGCATGATGAATCTCTATCGCATCTATTACTGCAGTGTCCTGTATCAATCCAAATTTGGAATGCCTCTTTGTTGTCTCAATTCCACGCCAGGTTCGATACTGATTTTAACAGTTGGCCATCAGCTCTTCATGAATGCTCGTCTGATACAACAGGGCGATGGAGTACGCTAATCTGGCAAATTTGGTTCTGGAGGAACCAATTAGTATGGAACCGTCAAACAAAACGCCCGAGTGAAATTGCAAACCGTGCAACAGAATTGCTTAATGAATGGCGTACATCGTAGAATTTTGGAGAAGTCGTAAGGGGAACTGCTGTCCTTACAACCGCTGCTAGATGGTTTCCTCCGCTATTTGGCCTCAAAGTAACCTTCGACGCCTTGGTTCGCCCTGAGGATGAATTTTTCGGTGTCGGTGCTGTTATCAGAAACAGCAGCGGTAGCTTCATCGCAACGAGGTTCAGGAGAGTGCAGGGAAGAGTCACTCCAGCAGTGGCTGAAGCCATCTCGTGTAGAGAGGCTTTGAGTTGGATAAAGGAACGTGGTGGTGAGATAATCTGTGTTGAAGGGGATGCGCTAATTGTCATTAATGTGTTAAACCAGCCCCGGAGGAAGACTTCTCAACTTTTGGCCTCGTAATGGAAGATTGTCGCGATCTTGCATCTTCGATCCCTTGCTGCTCTTTCTGTTTCACGAGAAGATCAGCAAATAAAGTTGCGGACGAAGCAGCCAGACTTGGCTCATTGTCCCTGGAAATGGTTTTAACTAGTTTTATTCCCCCGTCGTTTGTAAGCCTTTTGGCAATTGACTAATTCTTTGATTCAatatattcattcattcattcaaaaaaaaaaagaaggtaaaaatataaatatagctataactatattttaaataaataaaaatgataattaatCCAAATTCGAAATAATTAgatgatttttaaaaataacatGTAATTAAcgaaaattaaaaacacataacATTTTAAGTAGGTTTTTAAATCCTTCACACAGCTACCTTTCGAGCTTTAGTCTAGCATTGACGTAAAAATAGACTCCTATAAACGCATCGAACGAGATCGATAACCGAAACCCACAAACGATGAACCAACTTCTTATTACGTGGTCCGTAAAGTAACGATTTTTGTGGTTTGGAAACAACCAAATAATGATGactctattttttctttttaatttcttttcttaCCCGCCTATGCCCTCTCTCCCTTtcaatttcttattttcttcttcACTCCACGTCTCCCTTTTCTGCTTTTCTTTCTAATTTAGTTATCAATGATTTGAGTGTTGGGTCCCATCTCCTGCATTGCTCCGCCTGCTCTCCCCTATGAAATCCCATAGCTCCCTTGTCTTTTCTGCTCTTTTCCAATCCAACCCCTTATCTCCCACGTGATGCTCCCACTCTCCATCCATCATTcctattttttgtttttgtgattataataataataaactaactatatatatatagttaaattAAATGTTGGGAAATTTCAAAGAACTCGTGTTTGGATTTATGAGAGTCTGAAGCccgtttatttttatgtttggttttttcacattttcaaactATTAAGACAATGAGTCGTTTTTTACTTTTCTCCACCTGTAACATTCTGAACAAAGATAACTATAATTTTATTACGAAAGTTAAAAAAATCTATACAAACAGACTGCCatttaattaaatgtttttttaaaactaacATGTCATCATTCAATCTTAGTACTAAAACTCTTAATCGAAAAGAACATGATTAGAGGGAATAAAGATACAAACCTGAATAATTAACCGTCCTTCCGTTGTAAACTTGATCTGCGATTTGTCACCAAACCCCTGCCCCTTTTTCACCCTACACATTAATACTAGATATCAATTGGCTGATTTGTTACCAAACCCCTAAGCCATTTTTATTGTCACATGCCTTATATAAGATGGATGTTTTACAAACACTATATCTTAAGGAAAGATTGAAAAATAATGCAACTGGTCGAAGTGACATACATCTCATCAATCAACAAAAACGGGCTCAACCAATTCTATTATTTCAGGTGGAATTATTTTCTATCAGCGATCTGTTTTTCTATATAAAGTataattattttcatttttaataagaaaaagtcAGAAGCTAATTTGCTGCTTTAAACATTCAAACCTTTTTTCATTTAACTACATCTAACTGCCATTTCTAACAACTTGCTAACAGTGATGAACAACAGTTGTCTTAATTACTGAAGTTTGTATACTTCAACTAGTGGTGAATACAGGATTGTTCGTTCGGGGAGACCGattttacaaatttttttttgctaaatcagTGTCTATTAGAAAAAATTCAGATTTAGAACGAGTCTAATagaccaaaaaaattagaaatttaggttTACGAAATGCCTAACAGtctaaaaaattagaaatttggatttagaaattACATAACATCCTAAAGAAATTGGAATTTTGGATTTATAGAGGACCTAACAGGGGGCCTAGAACATCATAACACCTCAAATTTTATGGAGAAATTGAGAGCGAAACTACTCGTGGTCATTATTGTTCGGGCGGCCGGAGGGGCCGGACCCCGGCCTCTGTCTCCGCCCCCTGACTTCAACATAACTTGTATGTGATAAAGTTATTGACATGACATTTTTCTATGATTGATTATGCTCCATACGCATGGAAACTTGAAAGTTCACAAAGAAAGTGGGATAGGCATGGACAATGATTTTCTGCCCCCAAATTTGACCATAAAGAGGCCCAATCTCTTATCTTTGGCCATCCTTTTTCCTATTTCGAGTAATTAACAATAAATACGAGATTTACCTACCACAGTGACAGCTTTGTTTTAGGTTTAGTTTAGTGGCCTTTCCTATAACAGGAAGGACAGCACAAACaaacgaagaagaaaaaaaagaatccAAATACGGATTATGCTAAAATCGTATAAATTGACACTTATAAAAAGTTTGAGCACATGaattagtttttaaaatatatttaattgtaTGCATGAAATAATAGTACaatatttcaaaaacaaaatagtacaatattaattttaaattttattaaccGCAAATTTCAATCTTTATTTCTGCGGCCAGAACGTCAGAGGTTTCATGCCATCAAACtgcaaatgaaaaaaaaagtcatTTTTGTTAAAAGCTTGAAATTCATTCTCTAATAAACAAGATTGCAATGGGTTAAATCTACTGTCGAACTTTTTAAATAACTACACAGGAATGCtcataaaattgaatatatgaaactattaaaaaaattgtgtccaatggaatttattttattaattatgagTATAAAATCAATGTAAACATTTTTTTGAGTAGTTTATAGTATCTGAAAGATGATTCGTGGCGCCAAGTTCATTTTCTAGGAACTGTCTCTGTCCCTGTCTCTGTTCCTGCTCGCTTTAAAAGGCTGCTCTCCCTTTTTTCATCCTAAGGCCATTCCTTGCACGCACTTTGAGGCCgctccttcttctcctcctccttcgcTTCCATGGATTCCTCTGCTACCATCTCCATCAAAGCTTATTCCTGTTATTCTTCTCctttctccatctcctccaccCATTCGCCTAAACCCAGGATTTTCCCTCATAAAACCCTTAATTATCCTTCCATTTCCTTTAAACCCTTCaattctgtcatttcttctcaCAACCCTAATGTATCTCGTTTTTCCTGCTCTGCTGTTACTTTGTCTACGTCTCCCACCACTGACGTTGTGGCTGGAAAGTTGCTTCATCTTGTCACTGAATTTCAGTCCATCCCTGAATCAATCGATCGCGTTAAACGGGTTCTTCATTATGCCTTGCTTCTCCAACCCTTTCCGGACTCGTTGAAAGTGGACTTCAACCGCGTCATGGGCTGTACGGCTCAAGTCTGGATTGACGCTCAGTTAGACCAATACGGAAAGATGAGATTTTTGGCTGACAGCGATTCCGAGATCACTAGAGGGTTCTGTGCTTGTCTGTTATCGGTGTTGGACGGGGCGGCGCCAGAAGAAGTGTTGAGCGTAAAGACGGAGGATTTGGTGGCTTTGAACGTAGGGTTTCCTGGCGCTGAAAGGTCGAGAGTTAATACGTGGCACAATGTGTTGGTGAGTATGCAGAAGAGAACGAAGAAATTGGTTGGAGAAAGGGAAGGGAAGAAACCTTTCGATCCATTTCCTTCATTGATTGTCAGTTCAGAGGGTATACAGGCAAAGGGAAGCTATGCTGAAGCCCAGGTTAGCACTACTGTCTTCCAATTTGATTGATTTGAATTGTCTTGCTCTAACAAGATCATGGTTATAGAATCACAAGAATAGTGCTTTTTCATTCCATAACTTTTAATTGCATGCTGAAAGACAACCCATGTTGTTGCATTTGAAAGAAACTCAGCCAAACTGTTGTTAACTTTGTGTTCATCATTTTATCGAACTTGCCAATTTAGATATGTGTGATGCATTTTGGTTTCATTCTGGAGCATTTTTGAACTTCTATAGGCAAGATATTTGTTCCCGAATGAATCCAAGGTTCAAGAACTTGTACAAGTCTTAAGGGAGAAGAAAATCGGTGTTGTTGCTCACTTTTACATGGATCCTGAAGTTCAAGGCGTCTTAACTGCTGCACAGAAAGAGTGGCCGCACATCCATATATCTGATTCATTGGTCATGGCAGATAGTGCTGTGAAAATGGCTAAAGCGGGATGCAAATTCATAACAGTCTTGGGTGTAGATTTTATGTCAGAAAATGTCCGCGCAATCCTTGATCAGGCCGGTTTTGGAGAGGTATGTCATTGGTCTCATGTCTGGTGTTTGATGCTATTGGTCATATTGAATGCGTGTCATAAGTTACCaacaatacaacaacaacaacaacaaagccttagtcccgaaatgattcggggtcggctaacatgaaccatcatataaaaccgtgaaaatcaagtcgtgtcagcgacacagattcgctccctccactccgtcctatccactaccatattttcctcaattcccaataaactcatatcactctcgatcaccctcctccaagtttgcttaggtcttcccctacccctcaccactacatccctttgccactcttcggttctcctaaccggcgcatcaagcgctctacgtctcacatggccaaaccaccttagtcggttttctctcattttattctcaatagatgtaacccctacttttgtcctaattatttcattacgcacccggtcctttctcgtgtgaccacacatccatctcaacatacgcatctccgccaccgacatcttatggatgtggcagtgtttcactgcccaacactccgtaccatataacaatgctggtctaattgccgtccggtagaattttcccttcaatctattaggcatgccgggatcacaaaggaaacccgtagcactcttccacttcgaccaaccagctttaatcctatgggcaacatctccatctacttctccatccgtttggataatagatcctaaataccggaagcaatccgaggcctgaacaactctcccatctagggtgattgtccctgcctccctactcctacggccgctaaacttacactccaaatattctgtcttacttcgactcaacttaaagcctctagattctagagtttgcctccatagttccaacttcatctccactccttctttcgtctcatcaaccaacacaatatcatctgcaaacagcatgcaccatggtataccatcttgaagtgaacttgttagttcatccataacgatggcaaaaagaaatgggcttagtgcggaaccttgatgcactccaatcgtaataggaaactcttcagttttcccaacactagtacgtacactcgtgcatactccctcatacatgtcctttatgatgtcaatatatttccgcgaaatgcctttccttatcaaggcccaccaaagtacttcccttggtaccttatcatatgctttctccaagtcaatgaaaaccatatgcaagtctttcttcttatttcgatagtgctccattaattgtctcattagatggatggcttccatagttgatcttcccggcataaagccaaactggttttccgagatcttcaccgtcctccttagcctttgttcaatcactcgctcccaaagtttcatagtgtgactcattaatttgattccccgatagttggcacaatcttggacatcgcctttgttcttatacaaagggattaaggtacttttcctccattctgatggcatcttattgtttctccaaattttgttgaagaacgtcgtcaaccattcgattcctctttctcccaaacatctccaaatctcaatagggatgccatcaggtcctactgcttcttcaacttcatcttacttaatgccattttgacttcacccttttgaattctccgcaggcattcatgatttatcatatcgtgatggatacttatatctccaacatcttgttggcgatctccattaaataagtcatcaaaataggacctccatcgttccttgatatccttatctccaactaggactttctggtccacatccttcacacatttaacttttccgagatctcgcgtcttcctatctctcatccgagcaattctatatatgtctctttccccttctttcgtatccaatcttgtatacagatcccgattcacctttgctctagcatctcgtatgaccttctttacttcccttttagcctctttgtatttttcgtagttctcgtcactcctacatttccccaatagtttataggattctctcttactctttactgcttgtcgtacttcttctgtccaccaagatgtgtccttacccggtggcatgctacctttagattcccctagaacttccttcgctacttcccttatactatgctccatcttattccatattgaatctatatctgaatccatattgcaagtccaaatatcttttttggtcatctcatccacaaatttttgttgattctccccttgcaatttccaccacttaatcttagtctctacttgaggtgtttgttttcttatacatttcctacttcgaaaatctagcaccactactctatgttgggttgtcgtactctcaccagggatcaccttacaatcaatataactctttctccaagcactccttactaagaagaagtcaatttggctcgcattaccgccactccgataagtcactaagtgggatgttctcttcataaaccatgtgttcatgatactcaagtcataggctgatgcgaattccaaaatatcatttcctgcttcattcttatctccaaaaccataccctccatgaacactctcaaacccatctcgcctagaacccacgtgtccattgagatcaccccctagtaccattttttcatccctaggaacctgttgcaccacttcctctaagtcatcccaaaaagcttgtcttatagacacatctaatcctatttgtggcgcatatgcactaatgacattcacaacctcatcccctatcactagcttaacactcataattctatcgctcttcctagacaccgctactacctcatcaatatactccctatcaataagaatacctactccatttctactcttatcctttcctgagtaccaaagcttataaccccaaggagctatctctctagccttggctccaacccacttggtttcttgtaggcataatatatttattctcctcctcttcataacatctacaatttcagctaatcttcctgtcaaagaacctatgttccatgtcccaaagcgtaacctactacccttacccctacccctaccattaccgtggactagcttatttacccgcaacccttgcatatttgacaccacccccgggtcctggggtggcgcgccgcttcggggcgacgacctagcaacccttgcacatttatcactacacccgggtctaggaagtgcagcgcgtcgctgagtagggaacgccccaacggtatttatattatggttcatgatAGCGTTATATCTTTCGAGTATGCAGCAAGTTTAGAATGAATTATACGGATGATATTTAATATTTCCTGGACCTGATCTTGAAAAGTTAAGGACCCTTAATATCCAGTAGTGAGTGGTTAGATTAAAAGTTGTTTCAGATGTTGAAGGAAGATCATATGGTGTAACGTTTCCACATTTTGTACTTTTAACTTCTGAATAGAAAAGTCTTGTATCGAGTCCAGTCTAGGGGAGCAGTTCATAACTTGACTTCCTGTTTAATCTGAAAACAGATTGGTGTTTATAGAATGTCAGAGGAGCGAATTGGTTGTTCATTGGCAGATGCTGCTTCTAGCCCTGCTTATATGAATTATCTTGAGGCAGCTTCTGAGTCTCCATGTTCCTTACATGTTGTCTACATAAATACATCACTTGAGACGAAAGCTTATGCTCATGAGGTCGTGCCTACAATCACCTGTACTTCTTCTAATGTCGTGCAAACCATCCTACAGGTAAGTAGTACTGCGATTGTGTTTTTCTCCCTTTTACTTGAAATTTTAATCTTTTGCATCTTGTGTTTTTACAACAGTGTACTGTGGTATGGAACACCTGATAACAGTTTCCTTTTCATCCACAGGCTTTTACCCAAATTTCAGATTTAAATGTATGGTATGGACCTGATTCATACATGGGTGCTAATATTGCAAAATTGTTCCAACAAATGTCAATGATGACTGATGATGAAATTGTGGAGATTCATCCAGCACATAATAGAGATTCCATAAGATCATTGCTACCTCGCTTGCATTATTATCAGGTGATCTCTCTTTCTCAGAAGACCTAGGACATATGCATCGTGATTTATGCAGTTAATGATGCATGCTTTAGATGACATACATCCTCTGAAGCTTGGGTTCACAATTTATTTGGCTAGTGGTTCTTGTAATTTGTCTTTTGTTCATGTTGACGTAGGTGGTGTAAGATATAGAACATAATGCAGCTATGGAAAGAGATAATTTGATTAGCCAATACATGAGTTGTCGAATTATTTTTGGTACCAAACAGCTACACTGTATTCTAAAAGTTGTCTTTATCTTGCTATAATATGATCATCATATGCCTTTTCCAACTATTCTACCCAATTTTTACTTTTGAAGATCTCAATTTGCTCAGTTGCAGTAACAGTAATGGTTTCTGGCCATGGGTGAAATCATGGGAATTCTAGATCACGTTCTTGGGGCTAAAATGTTGTAGTTCTGGATCAGGCTTTGCAACTTGGAAGGATAGAGGCCACTTGATGCTAGTAATTTATGCCAATTAGTTCCTTAGTTACCTCCTTTAAAATTTAGTTCACTAGTAATCTTCTTGGCGGGCCCATTGTATGAAGTGATGAAGGAAAAAGCATCTCGTCTTTTGCCGCAAATACACGTGCAAAACCCTTGAAGTGATTTCTTATGTGAAATTGCATGCCAAGTTTTGCTTTTCCCTTGAGGATTATGATTGAAATGCAAAAGACTGTAAATTTCTCACCTTGCAGAGATATTCTAGCCAGGATGAAATTCGTGTTTGTTACTTGCATGTGCAGGGATATACTTTGGCCTTTGTTCTTGCCATCTTTTCATGTAGAGCTATATATTTTGGCCATTGCCCCTTAAATAATCTCCTTAACACCATCTTACAGTTTGATAAAGTTCATCAACAGTTTATCTTATTGATATCTGCTGTATTACTAAGCTACGTGCAACTAATGAATTCTCTCTGTTTTATCTGGGTTAATACCCTAGTGAAGTCTTGTTCTCTAATTATTGACAATTATGTCGTCTTTATATCAGGATGGCACATGTATTGTTCACCATCTCTTTGGGCATGAAGTTGTAGAGAAGATAAATGAGATGTATTGTGATGCTTTCCTAACTGCTCACCTTGAGGTCCCCGGGGAAATGTTTTCCTTGGCAATGGAAGCAAAGAGGAGAGGAATGGGAGTAGTTGGTTCCACCCAAAATATATTAGATTTTATAAAGCAAAGAGTTCAAGAGGCAATCGATAGAAATCTTAATGATCACCTCCAATTTGTTTTAGGAACAGAATCAGGAATGATCACTGCAATTGTTGCTGCAGTACGGCAATTATTAGGTTCTGCGAAGTCTTCTGGGGGAGCTAAAATTAATGTTGAAATTGTCTTTCCGGTCTCATCTGACTCAATAACAAGTACATCACCAAATTCATCTGCAGACTTAAAATCAGTGAATGCAGGGGACTTTGTACTACCTGTTGTACCTGGAGCTGCTAGTGGGGAAGGATGTTCTATTCATGGTGGATGTGCTTCGTGTCCATACATGAAGGTCAGTAAATTGTTGTTGCAGATCTGCTGCTTAGTTTGCTTATTTGTCTATGCAATCCAATTAATTAGTATGGTGTCAAACGTGTCTAAGACTGCATGCATCTGAATTAGTTTTGCAGATGGATGCTTAAACTACAGTTTTACCGAAGTGTGCGCATGAAATGTTCCAAGACTCTAGAGAACATGTCATTCTTTTATGTTGTTTGGATTAGGGGAAAGACAAACTTAAAATTTGAAGAATGTTTGGTGAAAAGACAAACTTAATAAGGTTTTGCAATTTTAATCGTCATGCAGAGAACTGCTTTGTTCTCGATTTATCAGAAGAAATAAAGTTGAGTGCTGGTCTGAAATATGAATGACAGTAAAGCTTGGATTGGTTACACAATGGTTTATGTAACATGTTAAGCATTGTGAATTGCCAAATTTGAAATTACTGAAAAGCATCAATATGTTTGTATTTGTTACATAATTTACTCAACTGTGTCCTGTTCATAAGCCAACTCTACCAAGATCAAACATCTTAGGTTTCGCGTCTTCCCTGGCACGAAGTAGTTTTCTTAATTGTGCTGACTACTAATGTACTGATATCAGGAATCTGCATTTAGCCTAGGAAAGAAATGCTATGACTTGTCCCATTTTTATGTTGATTCCTATACCTTATTGCTAATGTGCATTTTGTACTCAAAATCATTTCCTTTTGTTAAATTATATTGTTCATGGGAGTACATTCAATCTAGGTTGCACAGTTCTATAAACAACCAGTTGTAAACGAGAGTTGCTGTTTCCActtttatctttcattttcttattttaagAAACA
The DNA window shown above is from Euphorbia lathyris chromosome 1, ddEupLath1.1, whole genome shotgun sequence and carries:
- the LOC136229724 gene encoding quinolinate synthase, chloroplastic, producing MDSSATISIKAYSCYSSPFSISSTHSPKPRIFPHKTLNYPSISFKPFNSVISSHNPNVSRFSCSAVTLSTSPTTDVVAGKLLHLVTEFQSIPESIDRVKRVLHYALLLQPFPDSLKVDFNRVMGCTAQVWIDAQLDQYGKMRFLADSDSEITRGFCACLLSVLDGAAPEEVLSVKTEDLVALNVGFPGAERSRVNTWHNVLVSMQKRTKKLVGEREGKKPFDPFPSLIVSSEGIQAKGSYAEAQARYLFPNESKVQELVQVLREKKIGVVAHFYMDPEVQGVLTAAQKEWPHIHISDSLVMADSAVKMAKAGCKFITVLGVDFMSENVRAILDQAGFGEIGVYRMSEERIGCSLADAASSPAYMNYLEAASESPCSLHVVYINTSLETKAYAHEVVPTITCTSSNVVQTILQAFTQISDLNVWYGPDSYMGANIAKLFQQMSMMTDDEIVEIHPAHNRDSIRSLLPRLHYYQDGTCIVHHLFGHEVVEKINEMYCDAFLTAHLEVPGEMFSLAMEAKRRGMGVVGSTQNILDFIKQRVQEAIDRNLNDHLQFVLGTESGMITAIVAAVRQLLGSAKSSGGAKINVEIVFPVSSDSITSTSPNSSADLKSVNAGDFVLPVVPGAASGEGCSIHGGCASCPYMKMNSLTSLLQVCKQLPNEKKAIAAYEAERFKTQTRSGKSIADVGCEPILHMRHFQTTKELPEKLVYQVINSNTNGGVKATS